The Rhizobium leguminosarum genome includes a region encoding these proteins:
- a CDS encoding ArsR/SmtB family transcription factor, which yields MTKPVSSRVCRDVGAASELLKLIANANRLAIVCYLMETEASVSGMEDELGIRQPTLSQQLSELREAGVIEGRRDGKAIVYRVIDPRIETIVQTLRDMFSGLDDVTGRFGMTKLPVDEMMFD from the coding sequence TTGACGAAGCCCGTTTCCTCAAGAGTCTGCCGCGATGTCGGCGCAGCAAGCGAATTGCTGAAGCTGATCGCCAACGCCAACCGCCTGGCGATCGTCTGCTACCTCATGGAGACGGAAGCCTCGGTCTCTGGGATGGAGGACGAACTCGGTATCCGCCAGCCGACGCTTTCCCAGCAGTTGAGCGAGCTTCGCGAGGCCGGTGTGATCGAAGGACGCCGCGACGGCAAAGCGATCGTCTATCGCGTCATCGATCCTCGTATCGAAACGATCGTGCAAACTCTGCGGGACATGTTCTCCGGCCTCGACGATGTCACCGGGCGCTTCGGAATGACGAAGCTGCCGGTCGACGAAATGATGTTCGATTGA
- a CDS encoding ANTAR domain-containing response regulator, giving the protein MTHLDLTILVIDENAIRASIIEEGLREAGHTRVTVVHEVNGIARIIETLVPDVIIIDIENPNRDMMEHLFQLTRTVSRPIAMFVDRSDTASIEAAVDAGVSAYIVDGLKKERVKPILDMAVSRFNAFSRLRRELADARSALEERKLIERAKGILMKMRGLSEEEAFALLRQTAMNEKKKMSEIAQSVVTAAGLLM; this is encoded by the coding sequence ATGACGCATCTCGATCTGACAATTCTGGTGATCGACGAAAATGCCATTCGCGCCTCCATCATCGAAGAAGGCCTGCGCGAGGCAGGGCATACGCGCGTCACCGTCGTGCATGAGGTCAATGGCATCGCGCGAATCATCGAAACGCTGGTGCCCGATGTGATCATCATCGATATCGAAAATCCCAACCGCGACATGATGGAGCACCTGTTCCAGCTGACGCGTACGGTCAGCCGCCCGATCGCCATGTTCGTCGATCGGTCCGACACGGCCTCGATCGAGGCAGCTGTCGATGCCGGGGTCTCGGCCTATATCGTCGACGGATTGAAGAAGGAACGCGTCAAACCGATCCTCGATATGGCCGTCAGCCGCTTCAATGCCTTCAGCCGGCTGCGGCGGGAGCTTGCCGATGCCCGCTCCGCGCTGGAGGAGCGCAAGCTCATCGAGCGCGCCAAGGGCATATTGATGAAGATGCGCGGCCTCTCCGAGGAAGAGGCTTTCGCCCTGCTGCGCCAGACAGCGATGAACGAAAAGAAGAAGATGTCGGAAATCGCCCAGAGCGTCGTCACTGCCGCGGGGCTGTTGATGTAA
- a CDS encoding peroxiredoxin, whose protein sequence is MSLRINDIAPDFTADTTQGPISFHDWIGNGWAVLFSHPKNFTPVCTTELGAMAGLAGEFSKRGAKIIGISVDPVESHAKWKNDIKTATGFDVEYPLIGDKDLKVAKLYDMLPAGAGESSEGRTPADNATVRSVFIIGPDKKIKLILTYPMTTGRNFNEILRAIDSIQLTAKHQVATPANWNQGEDVIITAAVSNEDAITRFGSFDTVLPYLRKTKQPTA, encoded by the coding sequence ATGAGCTTACGTATCAACGACATTGCCCCCGATTTTACCGCCGACACCACACAGGGACCGATCAGCTTTCACGATTGGATCGGCAACGGCTGGGCCGTCCTGTTCTCGCATCCGAAGAATTTCACGCCGGTTTGCACGACCGAGCTCGGCGCCATGGCCGGCCTGGCCGGGGAATTTTCCAAGCGTGGCGCCAAGATCATCGGCATCTCCGTCGATCCGGTGGAAAGCCATGCCAAGTGGAAGAACGACATCAAGACCGCCACCGGCTTCGACGTCGAATATCCGCTGATCGGTGACAAGGACCTCAAGGTCGCCAAGCTCTACGACATGCTGCCGGCCGGCGCCGGCGAGAGCTCGGAAGGCCGCACGCCTGCCGACAATGCGACGGTGCGTTCGGTCTTCATCATCGGTCCCGATAAGAAGATCAAGCTGATCCTGACCTATCCGATGACGACGGGCCGCAATTTCAATGAGATCCTGCGCGCCATCGATTCCATCCAGCTGACGGCCAAGCACCAGGTGGCCACACCGGCGAACTGGAATCAGGGCGAGGACGTCATCATCACCGCCGCGGTTTCCAACGAAGACGCGATCACGCGTTTCGGCTCCTTCGATACGGTTCTGCCCTATCTCAGGAAGACCAAGCAGCCGACGGCTTGA
- a CDS encoding CmpA/NrtA family ABC transporter substrate-binding protein, producing MDMMTTTSNAGGELPSPVRVNTEGPKVLRAGFIPLVDASVLIAAAEFGFARKEGLTLDLVKDVSWANVRDRLAFRQFDIAHMLSPMPVASMLGLGSNPSPTITPFSLGRGGNAITLSTRLFDRMRNDAGLPETASALDNAGALAKTLAAMKARGEPLPTFGVTYPFSSHNYEFRYWLAAGGIDPDKDVKLVVVPPPMTSDALAAGAIDGFCVGAPWNMVASERGVGRIVAAKQDIWPSAPEKVIGMRPDWAESHPETVSRLIVALDAAAEWCDRPENHDALAAALADPRYIAAPVEIIRRVLAGEFSLDAKGNRRIIADYFMFHSGFANYPRPSQALWIYSQMIRWGQAEISLNMARAAASAYRPDLYRTALGDDNAPEDADIRIEGSGEGDRFMDGHVFDPARLPDYVAGFAVKSALPFVSDDEV from the coding sequence GTGGATATGATGACAACGACCTCCAACGCCGGCGGCGAGCTGCCCTCACCCGTACGGGTGAACACCGAAGGACCGAAAGTGCTGCGGGCCGGTTTCATTCCGCTCGTCGATGCATCGGTACTGATTGCGGCGGCGGAATTCGGCTTCGCGCGGAAGGAAGGCCTGACGCTCGATCTCGTCAAGGACGTCTCCTGGGCGAATGTGCGCGACCGCCTGGCATTCCGCCAGTTCGACATTGCCCACATGCTGTCGCCGATGCCCGTCGCCTCCATGCTCGGTCTCGGCTCCAATCCCTCGCCGACGATCACGCCATTTTCGCTGGGGCGTGGCGGCAACGCGATCACGCTGTCGACACGGCTCTTCGACAGGATGCGGAATGACGCGGGATTGCCGGAAACGGCAAGCGCGCTCGACAATGCCGGCGCCCTGGCAAAAACATTGGCGGCAATGAAGGCCCGCGGCGAGCCGCTGCCGACTTTCGGGGTCACCTACCCCTTCTCCTCGCATAATTACGAATTCCGCTACTGGCTGGCAGCCGGCGGCATCGATCCCGACAAGGATGTCAAGCTCGTCGTCGTGCCTCCGCCCATGACTTCGGATGCGCTGGCAGCCGGTGCGATCGACGGTTTCTGCGTCGGCGCGCCGTGGAACATGGTCGCTTCAGAGCGCGGCGTCGGCCGCATCGTCGCCGCCAAACAGGATATCTGGCCGTCGGCACCGGAAAAGGTGATCGGCATGCGGCCGGACTGGGCGGAAAGCCATCCGGAAACCGTTTCCCGGCTGATCGTGGCGCTCGACGCGGCAGCCGAGTGGTGCGACCGGCCGGAAAATCACGACGCGCTGGCGGCGGCTCTTGCCGACCCGCGCTATATCGCTGCCCCCGTCGAAATCATTCGCCGTGTGCTCGCCGGCGAATTCAGCCTCGACGCAAAGGGTAACCGCCGCATCATCGCCGATTATTTCATGTTCCATTCCGGCTTCGCCAATTATCCCCGGCCGAGCCAGGCGCTTTGGATCTACAGCCAGATGATCCGCTGGGGACAGGCCGAGATCAGCCTTAACATGGCAAGGGCCGCAGCATCCGCCTACCGCCCGGATCTCTATCGCACGGCTCTCGGTGACGACAACGCACCCGAAGATGCCGATATCCGCATCGAGGGCAGTGGTGAGGGCGACCGTTTTATGGACGGCCACGTCTTCGACCCGGCGAGGCTGCCGGACTATGTCGCAGGTTTTGCCGTCAAAAGCGCCCTCCCCTTCGTTTCCGACGACGAGGTCTAA
- a CDS encoding MFS transporter: MSVIEKSQSMSAGEPAKALWISTVAFTLCFAVWTIFAIIGIRIKQDLGLNEAEFGLLVGTPVLTGSLVRIVLGIWTGRYGGRLVYTLTMLAAALATFLLSYAQTYTQMLIAGLGVGLAGGSFAVGVAYVSPFFPAEKQGTALGIFGAGNVGAAVTKFAAPFVLIAWGWQAVAEIWAVGLALMAIVFWFTTTDDPAFRLRRERRVATKSFVEEFAPLQNVQVWRFSLYYFFAFGGFVALSLWLPRYLVGVYGFNLETAGMIAAAYSIPGSIFRAFGGVLSDKKGARSVMYTMFAVSAVATLILSLPAADASGTGPAFGITPVIFIVVIFVLGFFMSLGKAAVYKHIPAYYPENVGAVGGVVGMMGGLGGFILPIAFGLLKDMTGLWSSCFLLLFAIVVISLIWMHLSVKQLSRQGHSAPVAAT; this comes from the coding sequence ATGTCTGTCATCGAGAAATCACAGTCTATGTCCGCCGGCGAACCAGCCAAGGCATTGTGGATCTCCACTGTAGCCTTCACCCTCTGTTTTGCCGTCTGGACGATCTTCGCGATCATCGGCATTCGCATCAAGCAGGATCTCGGCCTGAACGAGGCCGAGTTCGGATTGCTGGTCGGTACCCCCGTGCTCACCGGTTCGCTGGTGCGCATCGTCCTCGGCATCTGGACGGGGCGTTACGGCGGCCGTCTCGTTTACACGCTCACCATGCTGGCCGCTGCATTGGCGACCTTTCTGCTCTCTTACGCCCAGACCTATACGCAGATGTTGATCGCCGGCCTCGGCGTCGGCCTTGCCGGCGGCTCCTTTGCAGTCGGTGTCGCCTATGTCTCGCCTTTCTTCCCGGCGGAGAAGCAGGGAACCGCGCTCGGCATCTTCGGTGCCGGCAACGTTGGCGCGGCCGTAACCAAATTCGCAGCCCCCTTCGTGCTGATCGCATGGGGCTGGCAGGCGGTTGCGGAGATCTGGGCCGTCGGCCTGGCGCTGATGGCAATCGTCTTCTGGTTCACCACGACCGATGATCCAGCCTTCCGTCTCCGCCGCGAACGCCGCGTTGCCACCAAGAGTTTCGTCGAGGAATTCGCGCCACTCCAGAACGTTCAGGTCTGGCGCTTCTCGCTTTACTATTTCTTCGCCTTCGGCGGCTTCGTCGCCCTGTCGCTGTGGCTGCCGCGCTATCTGGTCGGCGTCTACGGCTTCAATCTGGAAACCGCCGGCATGATCGCGGCCGCCTACTCCATCCCGGGCAGCATCTTCCGCGCCTTCGGCGGCGTGCTGTCGGACAAGAAGGGCGCGCGCAGCGTGATGTATACGATGTTTGCCGTGTCGGCCGTCGCCACCCTCATCCTTTCGCTGCCGGCCGCCGACGCCTCCGGGACGGGTCCGGCGTTCGGTATCACCCCTGTCATCTTCATCGTCGTCATCTTCGTGCTCGGCTTCTTCATGAGCCTCGGCAAGGCTGCCGTCTACAAGCACATTCCGGCCTACTACCCCGAAAACGTCGGCGCAGTCGGCGGCGTCGTCGGGATGATGGGCGGCCTTGGCGGCTTCATCCTTCCGATTGCCTTTGGCCTTCTCAAGGACATGACCGGCCTTTGGTCCAGCTGTTTCCTGCTGCTCTTTGCGATCGTCGTGATCTCTCTCATCTGGATGCACCTGTCCGTAAAGCAACTGTCGCGCCAAGGGCACTCGGCGCCCGTGGCTGCAACCTGA
- a CDS encoding glutathione S-transferase family protein: MIDLYTWITPNGLKVSIALEEFGLSYRPHTIDITKGDQFQQDYLAINPGGKIPVIVDHETGITLAESGAILLYLAEKTGRFLPRQGAARHHTIEWLMWQMGGFGPTLGNAHYFLTYNAGEAPFAEDLFRRDTRRLYETLNARLEGRDYLVDDYSIADMAVWPWVSRFKRHEIDLNAFANVKRWYLRLAARPQVKRGYEVPHFTSEIPQP; this comes from the coding sequence ATGATCGACCTTTACACCTGGATCACGCCGAACGGGCTCAAAGTATCCATCGCGCTCGAAGAGTTTGGCCTCTCCTACCGCCCCCACACGATCGATATTACCAAGGGCGATCAATTCCAGCAGGACTATCTCGCCATCAATCCGGGCGGCAAGATTCCTGTTATCGTCGATCACGAGACCGGGATCACGCTTGCCGAATCCGGCGCCATCCTGCTCTATCTTGCCGAAAAGACCGGCCGCTTCCTGCCCCGGCAGGGCGCTGCCCGGCATCACACGATCGAATGGCTGATGTGGCAGATGGGCGGCTTCGGGCCGACGCTCGGCAACGCCCATTATTTCCTGACTTACAATGCAGGCGAGGCACCGTTCGCAGAGGATCTCTTTCGCAGGGACACTCGCCGCCTCTATGAGACGTTGAACGCGCGGCTCGAAGGCCGCGACTATCTCGTCGACGATTATTCCATCGCCGATATGGCGGTCTGGCCCTGGGTTTCTCGCTTTAAACGCCACGAGATCGACCTGAATGCGTTTGCGAACGTCAAACGATGGTATCTCAGGCTTGCGGCGCGGCCACAGGTCAAGCGCGGCTATGAGGTTCCCCATTTCACATCCGAAATACCGCAGCCCTGA
- a CDS encoding LLM class flavin-dependent oxidoreductase: MNVFWYMCAPDGAYPWQPEGSRQVDYGYYKQLAQAYDHLGYTGALFATGAHDVWVLASALLAHTERLRFLVAIHPGLVAPTLLAKMAATFQEFARGRLLINVVSGDAKMLGAYGMMLPHDERYDMADEYLQLWHRLFAGESVTHQGKYFSTDGAKLALPVGESIAPPALWFGGSSDKALEVAAKHVDTYLSWGETPAQIGEKVEAVKARAAHYGRELEYGIRLYVIVRDTEEKAWEAAADLYDRMDDAAITANQRFVSRSDSVGQQRMTALHGGLKPENLRDLEVAPNLWAGIGLVRPGPGTAIVGSPDTVLRTLEAYQKAGVDTFILSGMPLLEEAYRFGEKVLPRLDVSREVSKARNYTWSTLFDRDLTTVKSA, translated from the coding sequence ATGAACGTTTTCTGGTACATGTGCGCGCCCGACGGCGCTTATCCCTGGCAGCCGGAAGGCTCTCGCCAGGTCGACTACGGTTACTACAAGCAACTTGCCCAGGCCTATGACCATCTGGGTTATACGGGCGCCCTGTTTGCGACCGGCGCCCATGATGTCTGGGTGCTGGCGAGTGCGCTGCTTGCGCACACCGAGCGGCTGCGGTTTCTCGTCGCCATCCATCCCGGCCTCGTCGCGCCGACATTGCTTGCCAAGATGGCTGCGACCTTTCAGGAATTCGCCCGCGGCCGGCTGCTGATCAATGTCGTTTCCGGCGACGCCAAGATGCTCGGCGCATATGGCATGATGCTGCCGCATGACGAGCGCTATGACATGGCGGACGAATATCTTCAGCTCTGGCACCGGCTCTTTGCCGGCGAGAGCGTCACCCATCAGGGCAAGTATTTCTCGACGGACGGTGCCAAGTTGGCCTTGCCGGTCGGCGAGAGCATCGCACCGCCGGCGCTGTGGTTCGGCGGCTCCTCCGACAAGGCGCTTGAAGTCGCGGCAAAACATGTGGACACCTATCTCTCCTGGGGCGAGACGCCCGCCCAGATCGGCGAGAAGGTCGAAGCCGTAAAGGCGCGGGCCGCCCACTACGGCCGTGAACTGGAATATGGCATCCGCCTCTATGTCATCGTTCGCGACACCGAAGAAAAGGCCTGGGAGGCGGCGGCCGATCTCTATGATCGTATGGATGATGCGGCGATCACCGCCAACCAGCGCTTCGTCTCAAGAAGCGATTCCGTCGGCCAGCAGCGCATGACCGCACTGCACGGCGGCCTCAAGCCGGAAAACCTGCGCGATCTCGAAGTCGCACCGAACCTCTGGGCCGGCATTGGCCTGGTTAGGCCCGGCCCCGGCACGGCGATCGTCGGTTCTCCGGATACGGTTCTGCGCACGCTCGAAGCCTATCAGAAGGCGGGCGTCGATACTTTTATTCTTTCTGGCATGCCGCTGCTTGAGGAAGCCTATCGTTTCGGCGAAAAGGTGCTGCCGCGGCTCGATGTCAGCAGGGAAGTGTCGAAGGCGCGCAACTACACCTGGTCGACGCTCTTCGATCGCGATCTTACGACCGTCAAGAGCGCCTGA
- a CDS encoding TRAP transporter substrate-binding protein, producing the protein MDNLNRRNFLKTAALAGTALAAPAFVRTAAARTTTITIASLLGDDKPETKIWVKISELVEAKLPGQFKFNIVRNGALGGEKEVAEGVRLGSIQASLSTVSSLSGWAPELQILDLPFLFRDADHVLRTVAGDVGADLKQKLQAQNFVVGDFINYGARHLLTKEPVTRPEQLKGKRIRVIQSPLHTKLWSAFGTTPIGIPITETYNALATGVADAMDLTKSAYAGFKLYEVVPDMTETGHIWASGVIYYASTFWGGLDDEQKAVFQQASSEGAAYFNQLIVEDESKSVETALANGGKLLKPEAFDEWQKGAQGVWADFAPIVGGIDRIKSVQAA; encoded by the coding sequence ATGGACAATCTCAACCGACGCAATTTCCTGAAGACCGCAGCTCTCGCTGGAACGGCGCTTGCAGCGCCCGCCTTCGTCCGCACCGCCGCCGCCCGCACGACGACGATCACGATCGCCTCGCTGCTCGGCGACGACAAGCCGGAAACGAAGATCTGGGTGAAGATTAGCGAACTGGTTGAAGCGAAACTCCCCGGCCAGTTCAAGTTCAATATCGTCAGGAACGGCGCGCTCGGCGGCGAGAAGGAAGTGGCCGAAGGCGTGCGCCTCGGCTCCATCCAGGCCAGCCTCTCGACGGTCTCATCGCTCTCCGGCTGGGCGCCGGAACTGCAGATCCTCGATCTGCCCTTCCTTTTCCGCGATGCCGACCATGTTCTGAGGACCGTCGCCGGCGATGTCGGCGCCGATCTCAAGCAGAAACTGCAGGCGCAGAATTTCGTGGTCGGCGATTTCATCAATTACGGCGCCCGCCATCTCCTGACCAAGGAACCGGTGACGCGGCCGGAGCAGCTCAAGGGCAAGCGCATCCGTGTCATCCAGAGCCCGCTGCACACGAAGCTCTGGAGCGCATTCGGCACGACGCCGATCGGCATTCCGATCACCGAGACCTACAATGCGCTCGCAACCGGCGTCGCCGACGCGATGGATCTGACCAAATCGGCCTATGCCGGCTTCAAGCTCTATGAGGTCGTGCCCGATATGACCGAGACCGGCCACATCTGGGCATCCGGCGTCATCTATTATGCCTCGACCTTCTGGGGTGGCCTCGACGACGAGCAGAAGGCGGTGTTCCAGCAGGCTTCCAGCGAAGGGGCTGCCTATTTCAACCAGCTGATCGTCGAAGACGAATCCAAATCCGTCGAGACCGCACTTGCCAACGGCGGAAAGCTCTTGAAGCCGGAAGCCTTCGACGAATGGCAGAAAGGCGCCCAGGGCGTATGGGCCGACTTCGCTCCGATCGTCGGCGGCATCGACAGGATCAAATCGGTCCAGGCCGCCTGA
- a CDS encoding ABC transporter substrate-binding protein — MRIGVHPNNLHLRLARLWPGAFADLQPIFVSYAEGRDTAALLESGEIDLGGTGSTPPIEADMRGLGVEYIAASAPRPANGAIFVRRDSSIGSVAELKGRRISLIDGSFHTYLLARSLEGEGLSLPDVERVESGARDALADLLEGRVDAWVAMSPRLEKTLERDEVRPIVRRGASIPNRSLFWTLERNGLSAAEIRAIVSELSRIGVEIAADPRTAAKRLASGDRGGTDIDAWEKVVRSRDFTVFPIDDEIIAEQQEEADTLLRHGHFDKPIVLKRPEMTK; from the coding sequence ATGAGAATTGGCGTTCATCCCAACAACCTGCATCTTCGCCTCGCGCGGCTCTGGCCTGGCGCCTTCGCAGATCTGCAGCCGATTTTCGTATCCTATGCCGAAGGTCGCGATACCGCGGCCCTGCTGGAAAGCGGTGAGATCGATCTCGGCGGCACCGGCTCGACGCCGCCGATCGAGGCTGACATGCGCGGCCTCGGCGTCGAATATATTGCTGCCTCCGCGCCGCGCCCGGCGAACGGCGCCATCTTCGTCAGGCGCGACAGTTCGATCGGCTCCGTCGCTGAGTTGAAGGGCCGCCGGATCTCGCTGATCGACGGTTCGTTTCACACCTATCTCCTGGCCCGCAGCCTCGAAGGCGAGGGATTAAGCCTGCCTGATGTCGAGCGGGTCGAAAGCGGCGCGCGCGATGCACTCGCCGATCTGCTCGAAGGTCGCGTCGATGCCTGGGTCGCCATGTCGCCGCGTCTCGAAAAGACGCTGGAGCGCGATGAAGTCAGGCCGATCGTCCGCCGCGGCGCTTCCATTCCCAACCGTTCGCTGTTCTGGACATTGGAGCGGAACGGCCTGTCGGCGGCGGAGATCCGGGCGATCGTCTCCGAACTCAGCCGGATCGGCGTCGAGATCGCTGCCGACCCACGCACCGCCGCCAAGCGTCTTGCATCTGGCGACCGCGGGGGAACGGATATCGACGCCTGGGAAAAGGTGGTGCGCTCGCGCGACTTCACGGTGTTTCCGATCGACGACGAGATCATTGCCGAACAACAGGAGGAGGCCGACACGCTGCTGCGCCACGGCCATTTCGACAAGCCCATCGTGCTGAAACGCCCGGAAATGACAAAATAA
- a CDS encoding TRAP transporter large permease subunit, with protein sequence MATSEFHPIEQAAPDSGVAARLLRAIEAVLGIAAALVLAVLLLMVLVTVCLRYFFSAGFIGAEDLGIWLHVGLIALGAPLSLNSALAMRLDVFVKMLPESLQRVTPIGADVFTVLSALVLSFGGSEIMTMLGGVSPTLGVPEWIRFGFLGTSGALILVVLLLQRIAEGKILPVVISLAVGVALYAGIPHVSLDLDWPPSIFLGLIAAVGLLLAAPLPHAFLAAAYVVVAFGSSLPEPAIVSATVTGISKFLLLAIPFFLLAGGLLTASGVANQLVRFAAAMVGHRRAGLAQTTLLTSVLFSGASGSSVANAAFGASTFQPELVKHGYPPAQAAAIIASTSVLDNVIPPSIAFLILATATNLSVGSLLVGGFFAGGLMAICLAVAIHLTVREQVPLPLANAKQRWQSAVQAIPAFGLGIIVVVGIRIGIVTTTEAAALAAFYTLLLGIGARLGILSLYAAFRQAAVEAAAIGLLIGTAGPFAFLLAVDDVSGLISHLTTALGGSALAVILLSNVILLVVGLVLDIGAAILLFGPILLPAAVAAGIDPIQFGVIIVVNLMIHGLTPPLGMLIFVVSGVTRIPASELFRAVVPYLLALLVSLAILCAWAIIFS encoded by the coding sequence GTGGCCACCAGTGAATTTCATCCGATCGAACAGGCCGCTCCGGACAGCGGGGTGGCAGCGCGCCTGCTGCGGGCGATCGAAGCGGTTCTCGGCATTGCCGCAGCACTCGTTCTCGCCGTGCTGCTCTTGATGGTGCTGGTCACAGTCTGCCTGCGTTATTTCTTCAGCGCCGGCTTCATCGGCGCCGAGGATCTCGGCATCTGGCTGCATGTGGGCCTGATCGCGCTCGGCGCGCCGCTCAGCCTCAACAGCGCGCTTGCCATGCGCCTCGACGTCTTCGTCAAGATGCTGCCGGAGAGCCTGCAGAGGGTCACGCCGATCGGCGCCGATGTGTTCACCGTGCTTTCGGCGCTGGTCCTGAGCTTCGGCGGCAGCGAGATCATGACGATGCTTGGCGGCGTCTCGCCGACGCTCGGCGTGCCGGAATGGATCCGCTTCGGCTTCCTCGGCACCAGTGGCGCGCTGATCCTCGTCGTGCTGCTTCTGCAGCGCATCGCGGAAGGCAAGATCCTGCCGGTTGTGATCTCGCTTGCCGTCGGTGTCGCGCTCTATGCTGGCATCCCACATGTCTCGCTCGATCTCGACTGGCCGCCGAGCATCTTCCTCGGACTGATCGCCGCGGTCGGCCTCCTGCTTGCTGCGCCGCTGCCGCACGCTTTTCTCGCCGCAGCCTATGTCGTCGTCGCCTTCGGCAGCAGCCTGCCGGAGCCGGCGATCGTCTCCGCCACCGTCACCGGCATCTCGAAATTCCTGCTGCTCGCCATTCCTTTCTTCCTGCTCGCCGGCGGTCTGCTGACGGCCTCCGGTGTCGCCAACCAGCTTGTGCGCTTCGCCGCCGCCATGGTCGGCCATCGCCGGGCCGGGCTGGCGCAGACAACGCTGTTGACCAGCGTCCTCTTTTCCGGCGCCTCCGGCTCGTCGGTCGCAAATGCCGCCTTCGGCGCATCGACCTTCCAGCCCGAGCTGGTCAAACACGGCTACCCTCCGGCGCAGGCGGCGGCGATCATCGCCTCCACATCGGTTCTCGACAATGTCATCCCGCCGTCGATCGCCTTCCTGATCCTTGCGACCGCGACCAATCTTTCCGTCGGCTCGCTGCTTGTCGGCGGCTTCTTCGCCGGCGGCTTGATGGCCATATGCCTGGCGGTCGCTATCCATCTGACCGTGCGTGAGCAGGTGCCTTTGCCGCTCGCAAATGCGAAACAGCGTTGGCAATCGGCGGTCCAGGCGATCCCGGCTTTCGGGCTCGGCATCATCGTCGTCGTCGGCATCCGCATCGGTATCGTCACCACCACGGAGGCCGCAGCACTTGCTGCTTTCTACACGCTGCTGCTCGGCATCGGCGCGCGCCTCGGCATTCTCTCGCTCTATGCCGCCTTCCGTCAGGCGGCAGTCGAAGCGGCGGCAATCGGTCTCCTCATCGGCACGGCCGGCCCCTTTGCCTTTTTGCTGGCGGTCGACGACGTGTCCGGACTGATCTCGCACCTGACGACGGCGCTCGGCGGCAGCGCGCTTGCGGTCATCCTGCTGTCGAACGTCATCCTGCTGGTGGTCGGCCTCGTTCTCGACATCGGCGCCGCGATCCTGCTCTTCGGCCCGATCCTGCTGCCGGCAGCGGTCGCCGCCGGCATCGATCCCATCCAATTCGGCGTGATCATCGTCGTCAACCTGATGATCCATGGACTGACACCGCCGCTCGGCATGCTGATCTTCGTCGTCAGCGGCGTCACGCGCATTCCCGCCTCAGAGCTCTTTCGGGCGGTGGTTCCCTATCTGCTCGCTCTCCTGGTCTCGCTCGCAATCCTCTGCGCCTGGGCCATCATCTTCTCGTAA